The Halioglobus maricola genome segment AGGTGAAGCTTGAGTTGGAAGCGGCCCGCCGCGCCGGTGATCTCACCCGTATGTCGGAGCTGCAGTATGGCCAGTTGCCCGAGCTGGAAAAGCAGCTTGAGCAAGCCAATCAAGCGGAGACAGTGGAGCGCACCCTGCTGCGTAACAAGGTCACCGAGGAAGAGGTTGCTGAAGTGGTTTCCCGCTGGACCGGGATTCCCATCTCCAAGATGTTGGAGGGCGATCGCGAGAAGTTGTTGCGTATGGAGGCTTCGCTGCACGATCGTGTTGTGGGTCAGGATGAGGCCGTCGTGGCGGTGTCCAACGCCGTGCGCCGTTCACGTGCCGGGCTTTCGGACCCCAACCGGCCGAATGGTTCGTTCTTGTTCCTCGGCCCAACCGGCGTGGGCAAGACCGAATTGTGCAAGGCGTTGGCGGAATTCCTGTTCGACTCTGAGCAGGCGATGGTCCGCATCGATATGTCCGAGTTTATGGAGAAGCACTCGGTGGCCCGCCTGATTGGTGCGCCCCCGGGCTACGTGGGATACGAGGAAGGCGGTTACCTGACCGAAGCAGTGCGCCGCCGGCCGTATTCCCTGTTGCTGCTGGATGAAGTGGAGAAGGCTCACCCGGACGTTTTCAATATCCTGTTGCAGGTGTTGGAAGATGGCCGCCTGACCGATGGTCAGGGACGTACCGTGGACTTCCGCAATACGGTCATCGTGATGACGTCCAACCTGGGATCTGAATTTATCCAGGAGATGGCGGGTGATGAAAACTACGATGCGATCAAGGCAGCGGTAATGGGAGCTGTGGGCAACCACTTCCGCCCGGAGTTTATCAACCGCGTCGATGAATCGGTGGTCTTCCATCCCTTGCAGCAAAGCCAGATTCGCGGCATTGCTGATATCCAGTTGCGCGGCCTTAAAGCGCGCCTGGCGGAAAGGGAGCTGTCACTGGAGCTATCCGAGGCGTTCATGGAGCATCTGGTAGTGGCTGGTTTTGACCCGGTTTACGGCGCGCGTCCGCTCAAACGGGCGATCCAGCAGGAGCTGGAGAATCCGCTGGCGCAGAAGATACTCGCGGCGGAATTTGCACCCGGTCAGACCATCAGTGTTGACCTCGACGACGAGCAGGCGGTATTTACCGCGGCATAAAAAAAGGCCCCGAAAGGGGCCTTTTTTTCAGAACCGAAAGTTACTCGCAGTTCTGTTCGATCACGGCCTTGGCGCGGGCTATCTGGTCCGCCTTTTCTTCTTCGCTCAGGTAGTGGAATTCACCTTTGTCATTGCGCAGGCGTATCCGGCCGCCGTCCTGCAGCGTAGAGAGGTTTTGCTGCGCTCTGGCGCACAGCTCAGGGCTCTTGTTCGGTTTGACTTCCTCTTTGGGGAAAGTCTCGAACTCGTTGCCGGGCTCGGGGCTGGTGTCCAGCGGTACCGCACCTTCGTCGCCTTCTACCCGGCGAATGTCGTAGGACTTGGTGGATACCACCTCGTATTCAGTGCCTTTGGGTGGCGGCCGGTCGCTGTGATAGGAGTTGCCCTCATCATCTTTCCAGCGATAGTAGGTCTGACCCGCGGACACGGCGAGGCTGCCCGCGAGCAGGCCGATGGCGGTGGCGAAAATAACGGCTTTTTGAGTGGCTGACTTCACGGGGCCTCCCTGGCACCTGATTACATATAAGCAACATAGCCAAAATCCTCGGTGTCGGCAATCCCGCATTATTCACAGAACAAATACCATCCATCGCTGCGTGCGGTTGACTTTGCGCCGTGTTCTGCCAAGATTGCCCCGTCTTATGAATGGCAACGGCTAACGGCGAGTACCCTCGTCCACTGGTCCACTGGCGTGATCCGATTATTCACCCCAGCTGTTTGTGAGTCCCGTATTCAGGCCCGGCACTACTTGCCGGAACTGAGGGCCAGACACTGCGCTACCCCGCAGGGCGACCGATACACGGGCTTCGTGATCGATAATCCCTGGAGGAGTGCCTCTTCTTGGGGTGGTTTGAAGGGTTGCGAAGTGTATCGAGCTGTTAAAGGGGGTGGCGTGGAAAGCCGAATACCGGTCCCAGGTATTCGATCTGCAAACACCACACAAACTAAAGCAATGCATCGGCGAGGGTTACGCGTCGGGCATAGTTTATTTTTGGAGATTTGCTGTGGAACTCTTATCCGGCGGTGAAATGATTGTCCGCGCACTGGAAGACGAAAACGTTGAGTACGTTTTCGGTTATCCGGGTGGCGCGGTGCTGCACATCTACGATGCCATGTTCAAAGAGAACAAGGTGCCTCATGTATTGGTTCGGCACGAACAGGCGGCCACCCACGCGGCGGATGCCTACGCCCGCGCTACCGGCAAGCCCGGTGTGGTGCTGGTGACGTCCGGCCCGGGCGCGACCAACGCGATTACCGGTATCGCTACTGCCTACATGGATTCCATTCCCCTGGTCGTACTGTCCGGTCAGGTGCAGAGCCACCTGATCGGTGAAGACGCGTTCCAGGAAACTGACATGGTCGGTATCTCGCGCCCGATCGTGAAGCACAGCTTCATGGTCAAGAAGGCGGAAGACATCCCCGGCATGATCAAGAAAGCTTTCCACATCGCTGCGACCGGCCGGCCGGGCCCGGTTGTGATCGACATCCCCAAGGATGTGACGCGGCCGGACGAGAAGTTCGAGTATCACTATCCGGAAGACGTGAAGATGCGCTCCTATGCGCCGGCCCAGCGTGGCCACACTGGCCAGATCAAGAAGGCCGTTCGCCTGCTGCTCGGTGCAAAACGCCCCGTCATCTATGCTGGCGGTGGCGTCGTGCAGGGAGAGGGCAGTGATTTGCTCACGACCCTGGCACAGAAGCTCAACTATCCGGTCACCAATACCCTGATGGGGCTTGGAGCCTACCCAGGCTCCGATCGACAGTTCCTTGGCATGTTGGGCATGCACGGACTCTACGAAGCGAATATGGCGATGCATCACTCAGATGTGATTCTCGCTGTCGGCGCACGCTTTGACGATCGCGTGACCAATACCGTGTCTAAATTTTGCCCCGGCGCGAAAATAATTCACATCGATGTCGACCCCACGTCGATCTCCAAAACAGTGCAGGCGGATATCCCGATAGTGGGTCCGGTCCAGTCGGTGCTCACCGAGATTCTTACCCAGATCGATCAGGCCCAGGAAAAAGATTCTGACCTGCCAGACACCGACGCCCTGGCGCGCTGGTGGCAACAGATCGACGAGTGGCGCGCCTCACATGGCCTGCTGACCGGGCGGCGCTATCGCGAGAGCGATATGATCATGCCTCAACAGGTTATTGAGAGCCTGTATCACGCGACCGATGGCGATGCCTACGTCACCTCTGATGTGGGTCAGCACCAGATGTTCGCCGCCCAGTACTATCGCTTTGACAAACCGCGCCGCTGGATCAACTCCGGCGGACTGGGCACCATGGGTTTCGGTCTGCCTGCGGCGATCGGTGTGAAGCTGGCGTTCCCTGATGCTGACGTGGCCTGCGTGACCGGGGAGGGCAGTATCCAGATGAATATCCAGGAGCTGTCGACGGCCACTCACTACAACACACCGGTGAAGATCATCAATTTGCGGAACAACTACCTCGGGATGGTGAAGCAGTGGCAGGACATGCAGTACGAGAGCCGCTACTCGGAGGTCACCTACGCCGATTCACTGCCGGACTTCGTCAAACTGATGGAGTCCTATGGCCATGTTGGTATCCAGGTGAACAAGCTGGACGATCTGGACGACGCGATGAAGGAGACTTTCGCGCTGAAGGATCGTACCGTATTCCTCGATGTGCTCATCGATCGGATGGAGCATGTGTACCCGATGCACATCGCGCCTGAGGGATCAATGAAGGACATGTGGCTTTCCAAGAACGAGAGGACCTGATCATGCGACGCATCTTATCTATGCTCATGGAAAACGAGCCCGGTGCACTGTCCCGTGTGGTCGGCCTGTTCTCCCAACGCGGTTACAACATCGAAACGCTGAATGTAGCGCCCACGCACGACGTGACTCTATCGCGTCTTACCCTGACGACTCTGGGCGATGACCTGCACATTGAACAGGTGACCAAGCAACTCAATAAGCTGGTCGATGTGGTGAAGGTTGTGGACCTGACGGAAGGTGCTCACGTGGAGCGTGACCTTATGTTGATCAAGGTGCGAGCTATCGGCGCCGCCCGCGACGAGGTCAAGCGAACCACGGACATCTTCCGTGGCCAGATCGTCGACGTGGGCCCGAATGTGTATACCATTCAGCTGGTGGGTACGTCTGACAAGCTGGATTCATTCGTTGCCGCAATGATCGACGTGGACATTCTCGAAGTGGTGCGTTCTGGCGTTGCAGGTATTGCCCGCGGCGAGAAAGTGCTCAGTCTGTAGAAATATGCAGCGGCGCCAGTAGCATTTTGTCCAGGCGCGCATCTCGGGCCTCACGCATATACTCGAGGCCCAATTTCATTTCCTCTTGCTCTTCGGCCGGCCGGAACCTGGCGGTGCCGAAGAGGTAATCAAACCAGGGCACGACTGTGCCGAAATTGCTGTTGGTGTACTTCATCTCAGAGCAGTGGTGTACCCTGTGAAAATCCGGCGTGAGAATCACACGACGCAGTATTTTTTCCGCGGCTGCCG includes the following:
- the ilvN gene encoding acetolactate synthase small subunit; translation: MRRILSMLMENEPGALSRVVGLFSQRGYNIETLNVAPTHDVTLSRLTLTTLGDDLHIEQVTKQLNKLVDVVKVVDLTEGAHVERDLMLIKVRAIGAARDEVKRTTDIFRGQIVDVGPNVYTIQLVGTSDKLDSFVAAMIDVDILEVVRSGVAGIARGEKVLSL
- a CDS encoding DUF4124 domain-containing protein; the encoded protein is MKSATQKAVIFATAIGLLAGSLAVSAGQTYYRWKDDEGNSYHSDRPPPKGTEYEVVSTKSYDIRRVEGDEGAVPLDTSPEPGNEFETFPKEEVKPNKSPELCARAQQNLSTLQDGGRIRLRNDKGEFHYLSEEEKADQIARAKAVIEQNCE
- a CDS encoding acetolactate synthase 3 large subunit: MELLSGGEMIVRALEDENVEYVFGYPGGAVLHIYDAMFKENKVPHVLVRHEQAATHAADAYARATGKPGVVLVTSGPGATNAITGIATAYMDSIPLVVLSGQVQSHLIGEDAFQETDMVGISRPIVKHSFMVKKAEDIPGMIKKAFHIAATGRPGPVVIDIPKDVTRPDEKFEYHYPEDVKMRSYAPAQRGHTGQIKKAVRLLLGAKRPVIYAGGGVVQGEGSDLLTTLAQKLNYPVTNTLMGLGAYPGSDRQFLGMLGMHGLYEANMAMHHSDVILAVGARFDDRVTNTVSKFCPGAKIIHIDVDPTSISKTVQADIPIVGPVQSVLTEILTQIDQAQEKDSDLPDTDALARWWQQIDEWRASHGLLTGRRYRESDMIMPQQVIESLYHATDGDAYVTSDVGQHQMFAAQYYRFDKPRRWINSGGLGTMGFGLPAAIGVKLAFPDADVACVTGEGSIQMNIQELSTATHYNTPVKIINLRNNYLGMVKQWQDMQYESRYSEVTYADSLPDFVKLMESYGHVGIQVNKLDDLDDAMKETFALKDRTVFLDVLIDRMEHVYPMHIAPEGSMKDMWLSKNERT